From one Streptococcus oralis genomic stretch:
- a CDS encoding glycosyltransferase family 2 protein, with translation MSRHKPILYIVVPCYNEEQVLPHTNPMFVEKIEQLIKKEEIHCHSKIMYVNDGSKDRTWELIESYAKSIPSVVGVSQSRNRGHQSSVLAGMYEAIQFADIVITIDADGQDDINCMDKMIEEYKSGSEIVYGVRDNRDTDSAFKRITAEGFYKVLRLFGAEVVFNHADYRLVSKRFLKELEKFPEVNLFLRGLMPLVGFKYSYVSYKRHERIAGESHYPLSKMLGLAMDGITSLSIKPIRLITSLGVLTSLFSFLLIIWVIWSKFAGTVVAGWASTYAIVSLLGGVQLISLGVIGEYVGKIYLETKRRPRYIISERTFDSESVSSDFNP, from the coding sequence ATATCGTTGTTCCATGTTATAACGAAGAACAAGTCTTACCGCATACTAATCCAATGTTTGTTGAAAAAATTGAACAATTAATAAAGAAAGAAGAAATCCACTGCCATAGTAAAATTATGTATGTAAACGATGGTAGTAAGGATCGGACTTGGGAACTGATAGAAAGTTATGCTAAATCTATCCCTTCTGTGGTTGGTGTATCGCAAAGTCGTAACAGAGGTCATCAAAGTAGTGTACTTGCAGGTATGTATGAGGCCATTCAGTTTGCTGATATTGTCATTACTATTGATGCCGATGGACAAGATGATATCAATTGTATGGATAAAATGATTGAAGAATATAAAAGCGGTTCTGAAATTGTCTACGGTGTACGTGATAACCGTGATACGGACTCTGCTTTTAAACGAATTACAGCTGAAGGTTTTTATAAAGTTTTACGCCTATTCGGAGCAGAAGTCGTTTTTAATCATGCTGACTATCGATTGGTTTCTAAAAGATTCTTGAAGGAATTAGAAAAATTCCCTGAGGTCAATCTTTTTCTTCGTGGTTTAATGCCTTTAGTTGGCTTTAAATATTCTTACGTATCGTATAAGCGACATGAACGAATTGCTGGTGAGAGCCATTACCCACTGTCTAAAATGCTTGGTTTGGCTATGGATGGTATTACAAGTTTATCAATAAAACCGATTCGGTTGATTACAAGTCTTGGTGTTTTGACGTCACTCTTTAGTTTTCTATTGATTATTTGGGTTATATGGAGTAAGTTTGCTGGTACAGTCGTGGCTGGCTGGGCGAGCACCTATGCAATAGTTAGCTTACTTGGTGGAGTTCAATTGATTAGTTTGGGTGTAATTGGTGAGTATGTTGGAAAAATTTATCTGGAAACAAAACGTCGTCCTAGATATATTATCAGTGAACGTACTTTTGATTCAGAAAGTGTTTCATCTGATTTTAACCCTTGA